The following proteins come from a genomic window of Iamia sp. SCSIO 61187:
- a CDS encoding DEAD/DEAH box helicase — MTKAPPDDALELFSAPVREWFRTSFGGATDAQAKGWPAIAAGDHTLILAPTGSGKTLTAFLWGIDSLMSRPRELDAKGKAVGGTRIVYISPLRALAVDVDKNLRSPLKGIRLAAERLAAGGAGGTGEPVLQEPTVALRTGDTSPDERRQLQRNPPDILITTPESLYLMLTSAVRETLVDVEAVIIDEIHAVAATKRGSHLALTLERLEQVATRAPQRIGLSATQRPLDEIARYLGGYDDTGAARPVTIVDAGSRKVLDVEVIVPVDDMADLGQPITPGGGAPGGPDAPPSGPASAAAPRRSIWPSMHPELLDLVRSHRSTLIFVNARRLAERLATRLNELAAEQDAIARGDTPDGPGYVSAESFGAPPAPGHLPDGTPIPELVKAHHGSLAREQRLIIEDDLKGGRLRGLVCTSSLELGIDMGAVDLVVQVESPGAVSRGLQRIGRAGHQVGEPSRGKVFPKHRADLLEAATVVPRMEAGLVEATRYPRNPVDVLAQQIVAMCALDEWTVDELKAVVRRSAPFHEITDTILHEVLDLLAGRYPSEEFAELRPRIVWDRALGVVRGRRGAQRLAVTSGGTIPDRGLYGVFLPDGKRVGELDEEMVYESRVGETFLLGASTWRIEDITPERVVVTPAPGLPGKMPFWHGDGPGRPLELGRAVGETTRSLREMPRDGAYERLRTVHHLDDRAATNLLAYIDDQVAEGAVPDDRTIVVERFRDEIGDWRVCILSPFGARVHAPWAMVLQARLTERWGTPVELMWSDDGIVLRLPEAYDEFPLDELLVDPEDVDDLIIAHLPTTALFASRFRECAARALLLPRRRPDRRTPLWQQRQKAADLLTVAARHPRFPILYETTREILTDVFDVPALRELLGDLRSRRVRVVPVDTPKASPFAQSLLFGWISVYMYEGDAPLAERRAAALALDKDLLAELLGADELRDLLDADVLAEVEASLQHLDGERAARDTDELHDLVRTLGPLSLDELARRADPGGEAGRARSRRQSSDERPTDATEGAADGEWPAAPAESDPPGVAAWPPPDRDEVAVRTAVEAWVDALVEERRAIRVGVAGEERIAAAEDAARLRDALGCAVPVGLPSAFTDPVDRPLLDLVARYARTHGPFLTREVAARYGVDEPRAAGALSELASDGRVVLGEFRPGGVEREWCDAEVLRRIRRRSLAALRREVEPVEADALARFLPAWQGVGMPRRGVDGLAEAIAVLQGAPIPASVLETDVLPARMDRYRPADLDALAASGDVVWVGAGAIGAGDGRVRLAFRDELGLLVPEPDADGLPDGAVHDLLRTHLAGRGASFWPDLQTAVAAAQLDYDDRSLLAALWDLVWSGEVTNDTLAPLRAFVAGGAGKGKRGASAPPTRAGRPRPGRLTRQGPPAAAGRWSLVAPLREPVPTPSEAALARARQLLERHGVLTREAALAEGVEGGFAGVYPVLRAMEDKGSVRRGYFVAGLGAAQFALPGAVDRLRAERDPAGDRRTATARTPDPVPADDGAGTGPVADDLDVDGLPAGWTAEPEPYPGTGWSDAPYPYDPFDDLDLDAPVAPVVLAATDPAQPYGAALPWPASSGRPARAAGAHVVLVDGRPLAYLERGGRTVSLFPGAAGRVAAEGDDTATVDGRTVDDDTRWVDALVALVRAGRRRSVEITKVDGLPVRETDAAELLVAAGFRDSYRGLVLRG; from the coding sequence GTGACGAAGGCCCCCCCTGACGATGCGCTGGAGCTGTTCAGCGCGCCGGTGCGGGAGTGGTTCCGGACGTCGTTCGGCGGGGCCACCGACGCCCAGGCCAAGGGGTGGCCCGCCATCGCGGCGGGCGACCACACCCTGATCCTGGCGCCGACGGGGTCGGGCAAGACCCTCACCGCCTTCCTGTGGGGGATCGACTCGCTGATGTCCCGGCCCCGGGAGCTCGACGCCAAGGGCAAGGCCGTGGGCGGGACCCGGATCGTCTACATCTCGCCCCTGCGGGCGCTGGCCGTCGACGTCGACAAGAACCTGCGGTCGCCGCTGAAGGGCATCCGCCTCGCCGCCGAGCGCCTGGCGGCCGGTGGGGCGGGCGGGACGGGAGAGCCGGTCCTCCAGGAGCCCACCGTCGCCCTGCGCACCGGCGACACCAGCCCCGACGAGCGGCGCCAGCTGCAGCGCAACCCGCCCGACATCCTCATCACCACCCCCGAGTCGCTCTACCTCATGCTGACGAGCGCCGTGCGGGAGACGCTGGTCGACGTCGAGGCCGTGATCATCGACGAGATCCACGCCGTCGCCGCCACCAAGCGGGGGTCGCACCTGGCCCTCACCCTGGAGCGGCTCGAGCAGGTGGCGACCCGGGCCCCGCAGCGCATCGGGCTGTCGGCCACCCAGCGCCCGCTCGACGAGATCGCCCGCTACCTCGGCGGCTACGACGACACCGGTGCGGCCCGGCCGGTCACGATCGTCGACGCCGGCAGCCGCAAGGTGCTCGACGTCGAGGTCATCGTCCCCGTCGACGACATGGCCGACCTGGGCCAGCCCATCACGCCCGGCGGGGGCGCACCCGGAGGCCCGGACGCCCCGCCGAGCGGGCCGGCCAGCGCGGCGGCGCCCCGCCGCAGCATCTGGCCGTCGATGCACCCGGAGCTGCTCGACCTGGTGCGATCGCACCGGAGCACGCTCATCTTCGTCAACGCCCGCCGCCTGGCCGAGCGGCTGGCGACCCGCCTCAACGAGCTGGCCGCCGAGCAGGACGCCATCGCCCGGGGCGACACCCCGGACGGCCCGGGCTACGTCAGCGCCGAGTCGTTCGGCGCCCCGCCCGCGCCCGGCCACCTCCCGGACGGTACGCCCATCCCCGAGCTGGTCAAGGCCCACCACGGGTCGCTCGCCCGCGAGCAGCGGCTCATCATCGAGGACGACCTCAAGGGCGGCCGGCTCCGGGGTCTGGTGTGCACCTCGAGCCTCGAGCTGGGCATCGACATGGGTGCGGTCGACCTGGTCGTGCAGGTCGAGTCGCCGGGCGCCGTCAGCCGCGGCCTCCAGCGCATCGGCCGGGCCGGGCACCAGGTCGGCGAGCCCAGCCGGGGCAAGGTGTTCCCCAAGCACCGGGCCGACCTGCTCGAGGCGGCCACCGTCGTGCCCCGCATGGAGGCCGGCCTGGTCGAGGCGACCCGGTACCCCCGCAACCCGGTCGACGTCCTGGCCCAGCAGATCGTGGCCATGTGCGCCCTCGACGAGTGGACCGTCGACGAGCTGAAGGCCGTCGTCCGCCGGTCGGCACCGTTCCACGAGATCACCGACACGATCCTCCACGAGGTCCTCGACCTGCTGGCCGGCCGCTACCCCAGCGAGGAGTTCGCCGAGCTGCGGCCCCGCATCGTCTGGGATCGGGCCCTCGGGGTCGTCCGGGGCCGCCGGGGCGCCCAGCGGCTGGCCGTCACCAGCGGCGGCACCATCCCCGACCGGGGCCTCTACGGCGTGTTCCTGCCCGACGGCAAACGGGTCGGCGAGCTCGACGAGGAGATGGTCTACGAGTCCCGCGTCGGCGAGACGTTCCTGCTCGGCGCCTCGACGTGGCGGATCGAGGACATCACCCCCGAGCGGGTCGTCGTCACCCCGGCGCCGGGCCTGCCCGGCAAGATGCCGTTCTGGCACGGCGACGGGCCCGGCCGACCGCTCGAGCTGGGGCGGGCCGTCGGCGAGACGACCCGGAGCCTGCGGGAGATGCCCCGCGACGGCGCCTACGAGCGGCTGCGCACCGTGCACCACCTCGACGACCGGGCCGCCACCAACCTCCTCGCCTACATCGACGACCAGGTGGCCGAGGGCGCCGTCCCCGACGACCGCACCATCGTCGTCGAGCGCTTCCGCGACGAGATCGGCGACTGGCGGGTCTGCATCCTCTCGCCCTTCGGCGCCCGGGTCCACGCCCCGTGGGCGATGGTGCTCCAGGCTCGGCTCACCGAGCGGTGGGGCACCCCGGTCGAGCTGATGTGGAGCGACGACGGCATCGTCCTCCGCCTGCCCGAGGCCTACGACGAGTTCCCGCTCGACGAGCTGCTGGTCGACCCCGAGGACGTCGACGACCTCATCATCGCCCACCTCCCCACGACCGCCCTGTTCGCCTCCCGGTTCCGCGAGTGCGCAGCTCGGGCCCTGCTCCTGCCCCGTCGGCGGCCCGACCGGCGGACGCCGCTGTGGCAGCAGCGCCAGAAGGCGGCCGACCTGCTGACCGTGGCCGCCCGCCACCCCCGGTTCCCGATCCTCTACGAGACGACGCGGGAGATCCTCACCGACGTCTTCGACGTCCCCGCCCTGCGCGAGCTGCTCGGCGACCTGCGCTCGCGGCGGGTGCGGGTCGTCCCCGTCGACACGCCCAAGGCGTCGCCCTTCGCCCAGTCGCTGCTGTTCGGGTGGATCTCGGTCTACATGTACGAGGGCGACGCGCCGTTGGCCGAGCGCCGGGCGGCGGCGCTGGCCCTCGACAAGGACCTGCTGGCCGAGCTGCTCGGCGCCGACGAGCTGCGCGACCTGCTCGACGCCGACGTCCTGGCCGAGGTCGAGGCATCGCTGCAGCACCTCGACGGCGAGCGGGCGGCCCGGGACACCGACGAGCTCCACGACCTCGTCCGCACCCTGGGTCCCCTGTCCCTGGACGAGCTGGCGCGGCGGGCCGACCCGGGAGGCGAGGCCGGGCGCGCCCGATCGCGGCGGCAGAGCTCGGACGAACGTCCCACCGATGCCACCGAGGGCGCGGCGGACGGGGAGTGGCCCGCCGCGCCCGCGGAGTCGGACCCGCCCGGCGTCGCGGCGTGGCCGCCGCCCGATCGGGACGAGGTCGCGGTGCGCACCGCAGTCGAGGCCTGGGTCGACGCGCTGGTCGAGGAGCGACGGGCCATCCGGGTCGGGGTGGCGGGGGAGGAGCGCATCGCCGCCGCCGAGGACGCGGCGCGCCTCCGCGACGCCCTGGGCTGCGCCGTGCCCGTCGGCCTGCCGTCCGCCTTCACCGACCCGGTCGACCGACCCCTCCTCGACCTCGTGGCCCGCTACGCCCGCACCCACGGGCCGTTCCTCACCCGGGAGGTCGCGGCCCGCTACGGCGTCGACGAACCCCGCGCCGCCGGGGCCCTGTCGGAGCTGGCCTCCGACGGCCGGGTCGTCCTGGGCGAGTTCCGTCCGGGCGGCGTCGAGCGCGAGTGGTGCGATGCCGAGGTCCTGCGGCGCATCCGCCGGCGATCGCTTGCGGCCCTGCGCCGCGAGGTGGAGCCGGTCGAGGCCGACGCCCTGGCCCGCTTCCTCCCGGCCTGGCAGGGCGTCGGGATGCCCCGTCGGGGCGTCGACGGGCTGGCCGAGGCCATCGCCGTGCTCCAGGGTGCGCCGATCCCGGCGTCGGTGCTGGAGACCGACGTCCTCCCGGCCCGCATGGACCGCTACCGGCCCGCCGACCTCGACGCCCTGGCCGCGTCGGGCGACGTGGTGTGGGTCGGGGCGGGGGCCATCGGGGCCGGCGACGGCCGGGTGCGCCTGGCGTTCCGCGACGAGCTCGGCCTCCTCGTCCCCGAGCCCGACGCCGACGGTCTGCCCGACGGCGCCGTGCACGACCTCCTCCGCACCCACCTCGCCGGGCGGGGGGCGTCGTTCTGGCCCGACCTCCAGACGGCCGTGGCCGCCGCCCAGCTCGACTACGACGACCGCTCGCTGCTGGCCGCGCTGTGGGACCTGGTCTGGTCGGGGGAGGTCACCAACGACACCCTGGCCCCGCTGCGCGCCTTCGTCGCGGGCGGGGCGGGCAAGGGCAAGCGCGGCGCGTCGGCCCCGCCGACCCGTGCCGGCCGACCCCGCCCGGGACGCCTCACCCGGCAGGGCCCGCCGGCGGCGGCCGGCCGCTGGTCGCTCGTGGCCCCGCTGCGCGAGCCGGTGCCGACCCCGAGCGAGGCTGCCCTGGCCCGGGCCCGGCAGCTCCTCGAGCGCCACGGGGTCCTGACCCGCGAGGCGGCGCTGGCCGAGGGGGTCGAGGGCGGCTTCGCCGGCGTCTACCCGGTGCTGCGGGCCATGGAGGACAAGGGCTCGGTCCGGCGGGGCTACTTCGTGGCCGGGCTCGGCGCCGCCCAGTTCGCCCTGCCCGGCGCCGTCGACCGCCTCCGCGCCGAGCGCGACCCCGCCGGCGACCGGCGCACCGCCACCGCTCGCACCCCCGATCCGGTCCCCGCCGACGACGGCGCCGGGACCGGGCCGGTGGCTGACGACCTGGACGTCGATGGGTTGCCGGCGGGCTGGACGGCCGAGCCCGAGCCGTACCCCGGCACGGGGTGGAGCGACGCCCCCTACCCGTACGACCCCTTCGACGACCTCGACCTCGACGCACCCGTCGCGCCCGTGGTCCTGGCCGCCACCGACCCGGCCCAGCCCTACGGGGCGGCCCTGCCGTGGCCGGCCTCGTCGGGCCGACCGGCCCGGGCCGCCGGGGCCCACGTCGTGCTGGTCGACGGGCGGCCGCTCGCCTACCTCGAGCGAGGCGGTCGCACCGTCAGCCTCTTCCCCGGCGCCGCCGGACGGGTGGCCGCCGAGGGCGACGACACCGCGACCGTCGACGGTCGCACGGTCGACGACGACACCCGGTGGGTGGACGCCCTCGTCGCCCTGGTGCGGGCCGGGCGCCGGCGCAGCGTCGAGATCACCAAGGTCGACGGCCTGCCGGTCCGGGAGACCGACGCCGCCGAGCTGCTCGTCGCCGCCGGCTTCCGCGACTCCTACCGCGGCCTGGTGCTGCGGGGGTGA
- a CDS encoding rhomboid family intramembrane serine protease produces the protein MGTPLIPEPAAGAARADTDDGPVADLLRPFVVVAVVAAVMWVQELVDLVPGTPFDSWGIRPRSVRGVLGIPLAPFLHDGFRHLFANTIPFVVMGGAIASGGIARFVRVAAIVGAISGIGVWVFARSGTVHLGASGLVFGFLTYLLARGVIARKVTWMLGGLVVLVVYGGILWGLLPRPGVSWTGHVFGAIGGVLAAWVLHRRTPGTAA, from the coding sequence GTGGGCACCCCGCTGATCCCCGAACCGGCCGCCGGCGCAGCGCGCGCCGACACCGACGACGGCCCCGTCGCCGACCTGCTCCGGCCGTTCGTCGTCGTGGCCGTCGTGGCCGCGGTGATGTGGGTGCAGGAGCTGGTCGACCTGGTGCCCGGCACCCCGTTCGACTCGTGGGGCATCCGGCCCCGGTCGGTGCGGGGCGTGCTGGGCATCCCCCTGGCGCCGTTCCTCCACGACGGCTTCCGGCACCTGTTCGCCAACACCATCCCCTTCGTCGTGATGGGTGGCGCCATCGCCAGCGGCGGCATCGCCCGCTTCGTCCGGGTGGCCGCCATCGTCGGCGCCATCAGCGGCATCGGCGTGTGGGTGTTCGCCCGGTCGGGCACCGTGCACCTCGGCGCCAGCGGCCTCGTCTTCGGCTTCCTCACCTACCTGCTGGCACGGGGCGTGATCGCCCGCAAGGTGACGTGGATGCTCGGTGGGTTGGTCGTGCTGGTCGTGTACGGCGGGATCCTCTGGGGGCTCCTGCCCCGCCCCGGCGTCTCCTGGACCGGTCACGTCTTCGGCGCCATCGGTGGCGTGCTGGCGGCGTGGGTGCTGCACCGGCGCACGCCGGGAACCGCCGCCTGA
- a CDS encoding amidase: MADLTDLDATAQADLVRSGEVSPSELVRAAVERAEATSDLNAIIHPRYQEAIDEAGGDLPDGPFRGVPFVLKDLDGMAAGLPLHMGTKALRDAGYVAPSDDTLAARFRAAGLVVIGKTNTPELGLVPSTEPESYGPTRNPWDTTRTPGGSSGGSAAAVAAGVVPMGHAGDGGGSIRIPAAFCGLVGLKPGRGRVTLGPDVGESWAGLVSRLAVTRSVRDTAALLDAVAGPDVGDPYWAPPPARPFRDEVGADPGSLRIGWTSQSPDEATTTDPEVAAATEAVARQLAELGHKVEEASPPALADPAASDHFLTCFGVWTARDLDQIGDLLGTPVTEDGVEPGTWAVAEMGRSITGAQYLAGVEGLHTHARRIVRWWDEWDLLLTPTVPELPPTLGQFAATPDNPLVGLIRSASIVSLTAPFNITGQPAISLPLGRSADGLPIGQQLVAAPAREDVLLRVAAQLEEAHPWAERRPPV, translated from the coding sequence ATGGCCGACCTCACCGACCTCGACGCCACCGCCCAGGCCGACCTCGTCCGCTCCGGCGAGGTCTCACCCTCCGAGCTCGTCCGTGCCGCGGTCGAGCGGGCGGAGGCGACCAGCGACCTCAACGCCATCATCCACCCCCGCTACCAGGAGGCGATCGACGAGGCCGGGGGCGACCTGCCCGACGGCCCGTTCCGGGGCGTCCCGTTCGTGCTCAAGGACCTCGACGGCATGGCCGCCGGGCTGCCGCTCCACATGGGCACCAAGGCGCTGCGCGACGCCGGCTACGTCGCCCCGTCCGACGACACCCTCGCGGCGCGGTTCCGGGCCGCCGGCCTGGTGGTGATCGGCAAGACCAACACGCCCGAGCTGGGCCTGGTGCCGTCGACCGAGCCCGAGTCCTACGGCCCGACCCGCAACCCGTGGGACACCACCCGGACCCCCGGCGGGTCGAGCGGTGGGTCCGCCGCCGCGGTGGCCGCCGGGGTCGTGCCCATGGGCCACGCCGGCGACGGCGGCGGGTCGATCCGCATCCCCGCCGCCTTCTGCGGCCTGGTCGGGCTCAAGCCCGGGAGGGGGCGGGTGACGCTCGGCCCCGACGTCGGCGAGTCGTGGGCCGGGCTCGTCAGCCGCCTCGCCGTCACTCGCAGCGTGCGCGACACCGCCGCCCTGCTCGACGCCGTCGCCGGCCCCGACGTGGGCGACCCCTACTGGGCGCCACCCCCCGCCCGGCCGTTCCGCGACGAGGTCGGCGCCGACCCCGGCTCGCTGCGGATCGGGTGGACGAGCCAGTCGCCCGACGAGGCGACCACCACCGACCCCGAGGTGGCCGCGGCCACCGAGGCGGTGGCCCGCCAGCTCGCCGAGCTCGGGCACAAGGTCGAGGAGGCCTCGCCGCCCGCCCTCGCCGACCCCGCCGCCAGCGACCACTTCCTCACCTGCTTCGGGGTGTGGACCGCCCGGGACCTCGACCAGATCGGTGACCTCCTCGGCACGCCCGTCACCGAGGACGGGGTCGAGCCGGGGACGTGGGCGGTGGCCGAGATGGGCCGCTCGATCACCGGTGCGCAGTACCTGGCGGGCGTCGAGGGGCTCCACACCCACGCTCGCAGGATCGTCCGCTGGTGGGACGAGTGGGACCTGCTGCTCACCCCGACGGTGCCCGAGCTGCCGCCGACCCTCGGCCAGTTCGCGGCGACGCCCGACAACCCGCTCGTCGGCCTGATCCGCTCGGCGTCGATCGTGTCGCTGACGGCCCCGTTCAACATCACCGGCCAGCCCGCCATCTCGCTCCCGTTGGGCCGGTCCGCCGACGGGCTGCCGATCGGCCAGCAGCTGGTCGCGGCGCCGGCCCGGGAGGACGTCCTGCTCCGCGTGGCGGCGCAGCTCGAGGAGGCCCACCCGTGGGCCGAGCGGCGCCCACCCGTCTGA
- a CDS encoding nuclear transport factor 2 family protein: MLLGAICTAALVGCGGGDGGDDGGADPTTTAPTTTQSQEAEDEEALRQLAEDWFVSVRSVYIDRANPDDLAAYAAGPYLEGVLDQIAEFEATGNEAQPGDQTRHEVLSVEVDDASASLVECVIDSDRVLSPDGDVINDEVQANLYETEARRLDGGWRLTGRSTLEEVDGSDQCPAQ, encoded by the coding sequence ATGCTTCTCGGTGCCATCTGCACCGCTGCCCTGGTCGGCTGTGGCGGGGGCGACGGCGGCGACGACGGCGGGGCGGACCCCACCACCACCGCCCCCACGACGACGCAGTCACAGGAGGCCGAGGACGAAGAAGCCCTCCGCCAGCTCGCCGAGGATTGGTTTGTGAGCGTCCGCTCTGTGTACATCGACCGAGCCAATCCCGACGACCTTGCGGCGTATGCGGCTGGTCCGTACTTGGAGGGGGTCCTCGACCAGATCGCCGAGTTCGAAGCGACGGGCAATGAGGCTCAACCTGGCGATCAGACTCGCCACGAGGTTCTGTCCGTCGAAGTAGATGACGCCTCAGCGTCACTCGTGGAATGCGTTATCGACAGCGACAGGGTGCTGTCACCAGACGGCGACGTAATCAACGATGAGGTGCAGGCAAATCTCTACGAGACGGAAGCTCGAAGGCTCGATGGCGGCTGGCGTCTGACGGGCCGGAGCACGCTTGAGGAAGTAGACGGGAGTGATCAGTGCCCCGCGCAATGA
- a CDS encoding HNH endonuclease signature motif containing protein, with translation MFEALATTIDDLDIPVDGDALETALFWRDRFEAKLIEALCAFDDTNEWDTAEGCASMTAWLRVRGRMTNSDAQRMATTARRLRHLPVLRAAWLSGEVSGGHVAAVVANLNDRTAPLFQAREDDLVPMLAGLDVTEAVVAMKSWAAHAKETLDDGHEGEPDPDRSAHLSPTLSGGRLDANLEPEAFHAAQAALRLAMGRGGEDDERTPAQRRHDALAEIFTNFLDHQQDHKGGRHRPHLNITIGLEELTSGRGQGCFDDGTPITAQAARRLACDANIHRVITKADGTVLDYGRSTRTIPAPLFQALCIRDKGCRFPGCDRPAHRTDGHHVAEWIAHRGPTNLRNLVLLCRYHHGVVHRPGWTIELRPDATVIITTPDGRKRRSQPVDRRALAA, from the coding sequence ATGTTCGAGGCGCTCGCCACCACCATCGACGACCTGGACATCCCGGTCGACGGCGACGCCCTCGAGACGGCGCTGTTCTGGAGGGACCGGTTCGAGGCCAAGCTCATCGAGGCCCTCTGCGCCTTCGATGACACCAACGAGTGGGACACCGCCGAGGGCTGCGCCTCGATGACCGCCTGGTTGCGGGTCCGAGGGCGGATGACCAACAGCGACGCCCAACGGATGGCCACCACCGCCCGCCGCCTCCGCCACCTCCCGGTGCTGCGCGCCGCCTGGTTGTCGGGTGAGGTGTCCGGTGGGCACGTCGCCGCGGTGGTGGCCAACCTCAACGACCGCACCGCCCCGCTGTTCCAAGCCCGCGAGGACGACCTCGTCCCCATGCTCGCCGGCCTCGACGTGACCGAGGCGGTGGTGGCCATGAAGTCCTGGGCCGCCCACGCCAAGGAGACCCTCGACGACGGCCACGAAGGCGAGCCCGACCCCGACCGCTCCGCCCACCTCTCACCCACCCTGTCGGGTGGGCGGTTGGACGCGAACCTCGAGCCCGAGGCCTTCCACGCCGCCCAGGCCGCCCTCCGGTTGGCCATGGGCCGTGGCGGCGAGGACGACGAGCGGACCCCGGCCCAACGGCGCCACGACGCCCTGGCCGAGATCTTCACCAACTTCCTCGACCACCAACAGGACCACAAGGGCGGACGGCACCGCCCGCATCTGAACATCACCATCGGCCTCGAGGAGCTCACCTCAGGCCGCGGGCAGGGGTGCTTCGACGACGGGACCCCCATCACCGCCCAGGCCGCCCGACGGCTGGCCTGTGATGCGAACATCCACCGGGTCATCACCAAGGCGGATGGCACCGTCTTGGACTACGGGCGCTCCACGCGGACGATCCCGGCGCCGTTGTTCCAGGCGTTGTGCATCCGGGACAAGGGGTGCCGGTTCCCCGGCTGTGACCGGCCCGCCCATCGCACCGACGGCCACCACGTCGCCGAGTGGATCGCCCACCGAGGACCGACGAACCTGCGGAACCTGGTGCTGTTGTGCCGGTACCACCACGGCGTCGTCCACCGCCCCGGCTGGACCATCGAGCTCCGACCCGACGCCACCGTCATCATCACCACCCCCGACGGACGGAAGCGACGATCCCAGCCCGTCGACCGACGGGCCCTCGCCGCCTGA
- a CDS encoding DMT family transporter, whose translation MSAGARSTTGRPPGRPAVGYVLVLSAAALFIVNAGVSRATIRAGVDPQTLTTIRATGSVPIFALWALLWDRSALHPPRGRMIGWLVVMGVVGVALLQWTYFVAIDRLPIGIALLLEYTAPVLVALWARFVSREPVSARLWPALGLSLVGLAVVARVWSGLAFDGLGVVAGFGAATCFAVYYLVGDHGISDRDPLHVILWAFLVAAVFLNVVWPVTRLDADVATEAASLGGSLEGVSVPGWTLLLWVVVLGSVAPFALTLFAMRHLPPTVVVVVSMVEPVGVTALGWAWFDETLGLVQLAGGAAVVAGIVLAQSARRARATDPVPVT comes from the coding sequence GTGAGCGCGGGAGCGAGGTCGACGACGGGGCGCCCGCCCGGCCGCCCGGCGGTCGGCTACGTCCTCGTGCTCAGCGCCGCCGCCCTGTTCATCGTGAACGCCGGGGTGTCCCGAGCGACCATCCGGGCCGGCGTCGACCCGCAGACCCTGACCACGATCCGGGCCACCGGGTCGGTCCCGATCTTCGCCCTGTGGGCCCTGCTGTGGGACCGCAGCGCCCTGCACCCGCCCCGCGGTCGCATGATCGGCTGGCTGGTGGTCATGGGCGTCGTCGGCGTCGCCCTGCTGCAGTGGACCTACTTCGTCGCCATCGACCGCCTCCCCATCGGGATCGCCCTGCTCCTCGAGTACACGGCGCCGGTGCTGGTGGCGCTCTGGGCCCGCTTCGTGAGCCGGGAGCCCGTCAGCGCCCGGCTCTGGCCGGCGCTGGGGTTGTCGCTCGTCGGGCTGGCCGTCGTCGCCCGGGTGTGGAGCGGCCTCGCCTTCGACGGCCTCGGGGTGGTCGCCGGGTTCGGCGCCGCCACCTGCTTCGCCGTGTACTACCTCGTCGGGGATCACGGCATCTCGGACCGGGACCCGCTCCACGTCATCCTGTGGGCGTTCCTCGTCGCGGCCGTCTTCCTCAACGTGGTGTGGCCGGTCACCCGGCTCGACGCCGACGTGGCCACCGAGGCGGCCAGCCTCGGCGGGTCGCTGGAGGGCGTGTCGGTGCCCGGGTGGACCCTCCTCCTCTGGGTCGTGGTGCTGGGCAGCGTGGCGCCGTTCGCCCTCACCCTGTTCGCCATGCGCCACCTCCCGCCCACGGTCGTCGTGGTCGTCTCCATGGTCGAGCCCGTCGGCGTGACCGCCCTCGGCTGGGCGTGGTTCGACGAGACCCTCGGCCTCGTCCAGCTCGCCGGTGGCGCCGCCGTGGTGGCCGGCATCGTGCTGGCCCAGTCGGCCCGTCGAGCGCGGGCGACCGACCCCGTGCCCGTCACCTGA
- a CDS encoding MerR family transcriptional regulator: MPPTVTIGDFSRLTLLSVKALRHYHEVGLLAPAEIDPSSGYRRYDVDQVETAQLIRRLRDLDMPVPDVRSVVLAPDPETRAELLRQHLDRMEASLTRTRAVVASLRLALDPLPDVVVEHRHLPAQPVLATRFTAGEDTIADAFGRAFPALHATLEAGGALPVGPGGAVWSHEWFEDDEGEVVAFVPIVATDAVTPATDQEVLVLDALDVAVGIHAGAFTDFDRTYGALGRHVAEHCGSSGRPIRELYVIGPERTDDPEQYRTEICWPIGPA, translated from the coding sequence GTGCCCCCGACGGTCACCATCGGCGACTTCTCCCGGCTGACGCTGCTCAGCGTGAAGGCGCTCCGCCACTACCACGAGGTCGGCCTGCTGGCGCCGGCCGAGATCGACCCGTCGTCGGGCTACCGCCGCTACGACGTCGACCAGGTCGAGACGGCGCAGCTGATCCGACGCCTGCGGGACCTCGACATGCCGGTGCCCGACGTCCGGTCGGTCGTCCTCGCGCCCGACCCCGAGACCCGCGCCGAGCTGCTGCGCCAGCACCTCGACCGGATGGAGGCCAGCCTGACCCGGACCCGGGCGGTGGTCGCGTCGCTGCGCCTCGCCCTCGACCCGCTCCCCGACGTGGTCGTCGAGCACCGCCACCTCCCGGCCCAGCCCGTCCTGGCCACCCGCTTCACCGCCGGCGAGGACACCATCGCCGACGCGTTCGGCCGCGCCTTCCCGGCGCTGCACGCCACCCTCGAGGCGGGCGGCGCCCTCCCCGTCGGCCCGGGCGGGGCGGTCTGGTCCCACGAGTGGTTCGAGGACGACGAGGGCGAGGTCGTCGCCTTCGTGCCCATCGTTGCGACCGACGCCGTCACCCCGGCGACCGACCAGGAGGTCCTCGTCCTCGACGCCCTCGACGTGGCCGTCGGCATCCACGCCGGTGCCTTCACCGACTTCGACCGGACCTACGGCGCCCTCGGGCGCCACGTGGCCGAGCACTGCGGCTCGTCCGGCCGCCCGATCCGCGAGCTCTACGTCATCGGGCCCGAGCGCACCGACGACCCCGAGCAGTACCGCACCGAGATCTGCTGGCCCATCGGGCCGGCCTGA